The region CTCTGAATCACAGTTGTGAGACACTTGTGCCTCGACAGCAGCTGGTCTTGCACCTGTCTGTTCTGTCTCTGCCTCCCAagcccacctcctccctcccactGCTTCCATCCCAGCTGGCCTCCAATCCTCTCTTCTCACTCTTCCACTTGAGTCACCATCACCAACCTCTTCCTGATTTCTACAGCTTTGAGAGGTCCCTCCAGCGGGGACAGAAGACATTAGTCCTCCATCAGCCCTGGCTCCACACGACTCTAAAACCTCTTTCAAACCTTGACGTGTAAGTGCAGAAGCCGAGAGGCGGGAAGAGTGTCGGAGAGATGAACGAGAAGATGGAGAGGCAGAGGTGGTgttggaaggagagaaagaCGGACCTGTAGAAGGTGAGAGGAGACGGAGGGATGAAGAAGCAGACGAGGGGATGAACTGCTGAAGCTGCTGGTGATAACGTCTCAGATGCATCTCTTTCTCCTCACCCCTTTCATCACTCTTTTGTAAATCTCTTCCCCTTTCAATTTCTACTCCAATAGACGAGTCTCCACCACTTCGTTGTTGTCTTCTCAatcttctttctccttctaTTCCCCCTTTTGAAGCGCTTTGTTGGTTTTCCCTTTGGTAGAATCCACACTCCCTGCTGATTTGGTCGTCCAATGAGTACCCTGCTCTGTCACTTTCTTCAaacctttctcttcctcttcttcctcccttccCACCTGCCGTCTTCCTACTATCCCCCGTTCCCAGTAAACCTCTGACTGGTGTGATTTGTTCCAGTTTAACTTCCTCTCTACATCTGCTGCTCTTTGGTGTGGAGCAGAAAATTGGGCCTCCAGTGGCCAACCTCGTGGTCGGTGTTGCTGGAACAGGAGCCTCTCTTTGCCTCGCTAACTTCGGCTTTTTAGGGGGGCTTTTCCCTCGGATGCAAACGCCACTGCTTCCActagtgctgctgctgctgttgcttttGGACAGGTTACGTTTTGGGGaggtttttcctcttcttcctcctctaaGGCCTCCCTGTCCTTTCAACTCCTTCACCCTTCAACACATCAGAACAATGCAATATCAAGTACCGGATATAGATTGTACTTATGAGCTACTAATGTCCCGTATcatatatcacacacacacacacacacacacacacacacttaccggTCGGCGTATCTCAGTGTATTAAGTGTGTGTTCGGTTGCTAGGTGACCAGGCGAAATGTTGGCAATCATGCATGTCATCGAGTCTCCAATAAACGAGTCCTTCAAAACCTAAAATGAGATCAACACCACCCAAGACACAAGAGAGTTTATTCATCAAACCGTGATATTTATTCACACTTATCACAAACTACAGAAGAGTTGTAAAAGTACCTGAGTGAGTTTGCTTTGCCTGAAAGGTGTGTGCGACTGCTCTTGATCAAGGGACCGGATACATTCTTTAAgctgagcaaacaaacaaagttagtaaatattaaactttaaaggttttatatgtgatttttttgatccagcagatgtcgcccttgagcaccagcatgaaaccaaaacaacttgcgctgcattgttgtgttagcatgctaatgctagcgatctttattatgctcgtatcttcacactgcatgtaaatttacctgaaatgagcgtgatctagaaacacagttaagcagtgagtacagtatgttattcttcttttctctagtccctcaattaaacaacttttttacacgaggggaggagtcagccggccgtccccgcgatgtaaacaaactgaagataggactctgaaaactctgaaaacatcacagacagtgggactcgggtgttacacccattgtagacagtcatgactcacagagttattttcagaggatatacttgatttatattatattgtgaaaaatcacatataaagactttaacacatCTGTTTGATTTAATGTGCAGTTTGTGAGTGTATGACTATGTGTGCGTAGCTTACAGCCAAGAGACTCTGATTGATCTCAGCTCCCTCCATACGACTCTGCCTGTCTGGTTCTCTAGTATCTGATGCCCTCTCACTTCCTGCCAGGTCCACAAACCACATCCTGTAGACGCACAAAACcacatttttttcacaacttAAGAGATTTCACATCAGTAACCATAAGTCGATTTAATCTACATAAACTTAGTCGTGCTCACTCACCTACCAGCGACCTGCTGGTTTGGACCTCTGAGCTGAATCTGAAGCAACGCGTGAGAACGAGAGGAGAGCGGATTCACTCCACTCACCCCCTGCGTGCGTTCCTCTGTGCCCTGTGCGATCACCTTTACAGTGCAATGAAAAAtacaagaggaggaagacgagagagagagacataaaggTTTTAAAGCATGTTCAAAGAGattatttcagttttatttagGGAACTCAAAAGTTTGCTGGTAGATCTGTGAGCATATAAGCACAGAACTAGTGTATTTGAGGTGCCTGGAAGATAACCAGGGAGGTGCCATGTCATGTGACTTGTAAGCTATTATcagaattaaaaatacattaaaaatacatttacttttCTAATCCACTAAATATAATAGCACCAAAAAGAAcaaagttgtgtttcttttgaaaacaaaaacagagttaaagtttgattttaaaggtcgggtttttgtcttttatgtttctatttttgggaAACTGTTTCAAggtaataaaacatgtaaacatgtaagaTTTGGTTGTTTCTTGTGCCTGAATTTGGACAGCGTTTGCCCAGAATTATACCATTCAAGAGagatcattttctctctttttcagatAGAATATGATGTAATTTCATGCGCAAGATTATGGTGCATAGCATATATatgtgcaataataataataataataatggtgcAATAATATTCAAGGCTCCTTCAACCCCGAAGACTGCCGGGAATACGCTTGATTTTTCTGAATACCTTTTTTGTTTAATctaactttttttaatggacATGAATGAATGTGGGAATgggatacattttattattttctttttgaggAGCACAACAAATTCCATTGTGCAATGACAGAGGAAATATTCTATTCCTAAATTGGAGGGTTTAGGGGCACGGGATAGCCTAATGGTTTTGTCGCTTGCACCacatacagaggctatagtcctcatcgcagcgcagccctttgctgtatgtcacactctctcctcccttcatttcctgtttctcttcagctgtcctttccaaaaaaaaggcaaaaattgtctaaaaatataacttaaaaaaaaagcttaaggGCTTATCTCTGAACACCCCAGCATGGAcctgagttttttgtttttttaaataggctCAAACCTTCAGCAGTGAGCTGACTGAGTCCACTCTGACGTCACGCAGCCCGGCAATATGAACCACCTTCTGTCCATCTTCCCTCGCAAATAACCTGAGGGAGGAATtaaggaaaagagaaagagagtcaTACGGGGAAATAGTCGAAAAAGAAGTGAATCAAAGaattttaagtgttaaaaaacgACAGGCTGGTTCAATCTGATGATGTTACTAAAGAATACTTTATCCTTGTTGGACATCTTGGGCTTTAAGGACACAGGTTGCAATTTGAAAACTCATATTATACGTATATAAGTATATTTACTGTTGGTAATATAACATAAACATGCAACTGGTAATTcagcgtacacacacaccttttcctGTGGTCCAACAAGTCATACAGCTGACCACAGTAGATTTCAAAGAAGCTGACATACACCTGCAGGGGTGAgtgcatgtttttgttggaAAGGTGAGTAAAGATGTCCCGGACTGCCAGGGCGTACAAGCCCGGTCTCCTGGGAGATGATCCCAACATGGTGTGGGTTTTTCCTGCACCTGTTTGCCCGTATGCAAAGCAGGTGGCCTTGCCTCTGTGGACGCACAACAGCAGCATAgatagttttttaaaaaagctcaaTGTCataagcccctttcacacatgcaatcctgaacatttccagaaAGCCTGCCCCTGATGAAGATGGTGGACGAAGAAACAGAGTCCCAAACTATGATGATGGTCAAAGCTACATGATCCCAAGATTTAAATTAGAGGCTGCCGGGAAAAAGCCGAGCTAAAGTCaaggtgaaaaatgtttttgattgtgTTCAAAAGTATTTCAGCACAGCATGATTGTCCACACATGCAGCCAAATTTTCAGatgtgcagtgcatgtgtgaaaggtaTTTCAGCTGGGGGCGGCGGTGatctagtggttagtgtgcgcgccccatgtacggaggctgtagtcctccaagctggtGGATTGgttttgaatctgacctgtggctcctttcctgcatgtcattccacactctctctttctctcgatTTACAaatccatccactgtcctatctctaaattaAGTCGTAAAAAGGCCAAAAGtaaacctctaaaaaaaaaagctgaaaagcGACAAGCATGTACCTAAAATGTTGCATTTGGAACAGATGGTTACATTACCCTTTGAGCACGTGCTGCACCAGAGGATAAGCTGTTCTTCGATACACATCCTCATTGGAGCTCTCCTCCCCAAAAACCTGGTCAAAGTAGAACCTGTGCTATAGGGACAGataagaaaggggggggggggggtcatgacAACAGGTCGGGGAACAGCAAActttaataaacattaaaagagTGTGATGATATGTGCTCATTAGGAGATGCTTCAGTTTGTATTTTAGATGTGACTAAAGTTAATTTACTCAACTAAATAGAGATTTATCATCGTCTCCTCTCTGAACATCATATCTACCTGTAGTATGTACTGCGTGAGATCCACGGCCTCTTTGCTCTCGTGGACGATCACACACTCTCCGTTTGGAGTTGTGACGAcatctgcctctcctctcctgcactctctgtgtgtttgaggtCTTTTCCTCACGCACACACTGATCCGCTgcccgcctgcctgcctgcaacacacacacaaaaacacacacagagcacacacgaTCAACAAAGGGAAGATCCCGTCCAGAGAACAGTCTTTGCCGATGCAAACTTCATGCAAATGTCCCGATGCAAAGAGAGACCAACACAAATGGAATCTTATAAAGTTGTAACTCCATGAAAGCTGCAGCTATTAGCAATTAACTCGTTGATTTTTACATTGCACCTTAACATTAGCTCTGATGTTGGAACCCACTTATCATGTTGTAATTTGGATTACCTGCATACAGACACTGCGGTGCCTTGTAACTGCTTTGTTTTGCAGTTTCATAATCATTTActaaataaaacatggacgtcatATCATTGATGTCAGCCATTGTTTTGTGCCCTTTGAAGGCAAAAAGtggcagtcgccatattgggAAATACTCCAACTAAGTTTCAATCAATCcggtaacaggcaaagaggtggatttgaggcgggccttaagcctccgaACAAACAATTtgctcacctgtcagtcaaatcagtcCAACCCTTGactatgcaaatgtatgcaaaaaTCCCCAAATGAACCCAAAATTATTAAATGAACCAAATAAACCACCAAAAAACTGCAGATCTCCTGCATGgacatttgatttcttttgcctgcgtacatcacatcccccatggtgcatcagtggtcatttgattatgtttgatattagtttatttagattttttatgtttttggacaaatagccactacaACATACTTTAAAGCTTTATTTCTGCTGAATTCTATGGATTTAAAGTATCCAAAGTGGGGATGAATTGTATACTGGCTCTAACGATGAAAGAGAACCACAATGTAATCAGTGTGAAGTCAATTAATGAAGCCTGGAAAGAGGAATGTCCTTAAAGAGAGAAAACGATAGATAGCATTAGAATAAGATCTAAGAGAAGGCAAAAAAGTGAGGAcgtcaaaaggaaaaaaaaaacacatttgcttGGATTTTGAGGCCTGaagtggacactcaaagaaGTGCAGAAGTGCACTTTTTGCACTTTGCAATGCTTTATTTATTCTACACTGGAGGTTGGTGCTTGTTAATAACAAAGGTCTCTTGACTTCTGATTTTTATTATGGAAGCTTttctttgtaattttgatacagatttaacatgaacacattgggaaggggggggggggggcagcagctGTTAGGCTATTAGATGTGATGGATGGGCCATGTCGTGTGACTTGTAAGCTACAGGATGCTGGGATTCCCCTCAGGATCAATCACATACTTATTTATCCATCAAACTCAATGCATAGCAAATTACTGCATTGATTTGTaatatgaaacaaagaaaaccccCCCAGGTCACTTACCTCTCATGTGCGCCAGCAGGAGAACTCAGAGGTAGTCCATAGTTGTACCCGGCTGTCCTCTTTGATTCATAAACAGGAGTTTGTTTACTCGTGTGTCCAGGAGCCGTGTTACAACTTGAGATACAGTTTCTATCTTTGTGCGTCACAGCTTGCTTGTTGCTAAACCTCTGTGATGACGCTGCTGCAGGCCGGGGTTTTGGTGGTGATAATAATCGAATGTGCGAGTAGTACATGGACGTTCCTTCTGTGATGTCTGGCTTGCTGTTTGCTCCTGATTGTAGATAATGTGAATCCTGAGACTGGttgttgtttcctctgcagaTGCATGCACAGGCACTCTCAGTGTTACAGTCAGGCTGAACATCTGTGACTGATCCTTTGTGCCCGTCATCATAAATCAGATGATAAAAAAGCTTCTGATGATGATCAGGACCTTTACTACTGAAATCTAGCCTTCTGCGAACACTTGAAGAACGGTCTAGCTTCATCAAATCGACACCATTTTCTTCCTCGTCGTCATAGATTTCTTCATCACCTCCACAGTCATCGTCATTAAAACTTATTCGATCCacttcatcaacatcatcagcGTAGTAAACATCCTCATCCTGGTGTTCGAGGCTCTCCAGGTCAAGATTCTTGACCATTTGGATCAGACTGAAGAGTCGAGTCCTGTCCTCCATAGAGCGGATTCCCAGGATGGGAAAGTCCTCCATGGTGAGCGCTGAAAGGTGGACTGCACGACAAACTCCCACTGAGGTAAACCTGAATCACAAGAGAGAAATCAGTGAGACAGATcagtagaggaagagagacatgGGCGTCATATTGGGGGGAATAAGTGGGACTGACTTCCCATCGGAGTGTTTTTAGGATTTCTTCGTCTCTAGG is a window of Labrus mixtus chromosome 5, fLabMix1.1, whole genome shotgun sequence DNA encoding:
- the LOC132974691 gene encoding uncharacterized protein LOC132974691 isoform X2, giving the protein MEEEEMSFCLQECLRAVGLQHHYARFTSVGVCRAVHLSALTMEDFPILGIRSMEDRTRLFSLIQMVKNLDLESLEHQDEDVYYADDVDEVDRISFNDDDCGGDEEIYDDEEENGVDLMKLDRSSSVRRRLDFSSKGPDHHQKLFYHLIYDDGHKGSVTDVQPDCNTESACACICRGNNNQSQDSHYLQSGANSKPDITEGTSMYYSHIRLLSPPKPRPAAASSQRFSNKQAVTHKDRNCISSCNTAPGHTSKQTPVYESKRTAGYNYGLPLSSPAGAHERQAGGQRISVCVRKRPQTHRECRRGEADVVTTPNGECVIVHESKEAVDLTQYILQHRFYFDQVFGEESSNEDVYRRTAYPLVQHVLKGGKATCFAYGQTGAGKTHTMLGSSPRRPGLYALAVRDIFTHLSNKNMHSPLQVYVSFFEIYCGQLYDLLDHRKRLFAREDGQKVVHIAGLRDVRVDSVSSLLKVIAQGTEERTQGVSGVNPLSSRSHALLQIQLRGPNQQVAGRMWFVDLAGSERASDTREPDRQSRMEGAEINQSLLALKECIRSLDQEQSHTPFRQSKLTQVLKDSFIGDSMTCMIANISPGHLATEHTLNTLRYADRVKELKGQGGLRGGRRGKTSPKRNLSKSNSSSSTSGSSGVCIRGKSPPKKPKLARQREAPVPATPTTRLATGGPIFCSTPKSSRCREEVKLEQITPVRGLLGTGDSRKTAGGKGGRRGRERFEESDRAGYSLDDQISRECGFYQRENQQSASKGGIEGERRLRRQQRSGGDSSIGVEIERGRDLQKSDERGPSFSPSNTTSASPSSRSSLRHSSRLSASALTRQGLKEVLESCGARADGGLMSSVPAGGTSQSCRNQEEVGDGDSSGRVRREDWRPAGMEAVGGRRWAWEAETEQTGARPAAVEAQVSHNCDSEEWRAEGADLSDVPADGSWSNDSDSLFTHPAVESSHHRAPAERPLSPGCEHTNTLLKSHKLSEPSVNFCQTKGTSNDLPLRPQKSTIVVPSGCSREKKPLFSPDANTRHFSNTTSDTLSPTDSKAIKSGVIHQDASFSPVMDPLSVSLLQVDQRAATSSFLRGEPKTSSLYFPDNGRNESRKGEKKKERIACLDEAMKDGGEEEFRLSLLEMTRGRTHGASISNHVTTTSTEQGIMKLPVPEALQYSLRSQEINQRPQTSPAIEVLSIQDPLKPSTSAASTSVTQSISSSVQPSRNNPTPITHNLKTHGATQPPPECAHKMHDKLPLSNSTTPSERVSGRLKTSPKQRHTVHSPSSSNSNISRQPNDGTESNVQGSTGNQKTGNMINLPDLEDSDVAQWRVIQAHWEQLEEMEALFHKDGNLLCQQPDMAFSEYVHKLEEIMERKARCVESMMAELQPYLKLSHSHSAHHHNQREHNNDPNT
- the LOC132974691 gene encoding kinesin-like protein KIF24 isoform X1; the protein is MEEEEMSFCLQECLRAVGLQHHYARFTSVGVCRAVHLSALTMEDFPILGIRSMEDRTRLFSLIQMVKNLDLESLEHQDEDVYYADDVDEVDRISFNDDDCGGDEEIYDDEEENGVDLMKLDRSSSVRRRLDFSSKGPDHHQKLFYHLIYDDGHKGSVTDVQPDCNTESACACICRGNNNQSQDSHYLQSGANSKPDITEGTSMYYSHIRLLSPPKPRPAAASSQRFSNKQAVTHKDRNCISSCNTAPGHTSKQTPVYESKRTAGYNYGLPLSSPAGAHERQAGGQRISVCVRKRPQTHRECRRGEADVVTTPNGECVIVHESKEAVDLTQYILQHRFYFDQVFGEESSNEDVYRRTAYPLVQHVLKGGKATCFAYGQTGAGKTHTMLGSSPRRPGLYALAVRDIFTHLSNKNMHSPLQVYVSFFEIYCGQLYDLLDHRKRLFAREDGQKVVHIAGLRDVRVDSVSSLLKVIAQGTEERTQGVSGVNPLSSRSHALLQIQLRGPNQQVAGRMWFVDLAGSERASDTREPDRQSRMEGAEINQSLLALKECIRSLDQEQSHTPFRQSKLTQVLKDSFIGDSMTCMIANISPGHLATEHTLNTLRYADRVKELKGQGGLRGGRRGKTSPKRNLSKSNSSSSTSGSSGVCIRGKSPPKKPKLARQREAPVPATPTTRLATGGPIFCSTPKSSRCREEVKLEQITPVRGLLGTGDSRKTAGGKGGRRGRERFEESDRAGYSLDDQISRECGFYQRENQQSASKGGIEGERRLRRQQRSGGDSSIGVEIERGRDLQKSDERGEEKEMHLRRYHQQLQQFIPSSASSSLRLLSPSTGPSFSPSNTTSASPSSRSSLRHSSRLSASALTRQGLKEVLESCGARADGGLMSSVPAGGTSQSCRNQEEVGDGDSSGRVRREDWRPAGMEAVGGRRWAWEAETEQTGARPAAVEAQVSHNCDSEEWRAEGADLSDVPADGSWSNDSDSLFTHPAVESSHHRAPAERPLSPGCEHTNTLLKSHKLSEPSVNFCQTKGTSNDLPLRPQKSTIVVPSGCSREKKPLFSPDANTRHFSNTTSDTLSPTDSKAIKSGVIHQDASFSPVMDPLSVSLLQVDQRAATSSFLRGEPKTSSLYFPDNGRNESRKGEKKKERIACLDEAMKDGGEEEFRLSLLEMTRGRTHGASISNHVTTTSTEQGIMKLPVPEALQYSLRSQEINQRPQTSPAIEVLSIQDPLKPSTSAASTSVTQSISSSVQPSRNNPTPITHNLKTHGATQPPPECAHKMHDKLPLSNSTTPSERVSGRLKTSPKQRHTVHSPSSSNSNISRQPNDGTESNVQGSTGNQKTGNMINLPDLEDSDVAQWRVIQAHWEQLEEMEALFHKDGNLLCQQPDMAFSEYVHKLEEIMERKARCVESMMAELQPYLKLSHSHSAHHHNQREHNNDPNT